A stretch of Lysinibacillus agricola DNA encodes these proteins:
- a CDS encoding VanW family protein — MLKKKWMVTLCIVCTIGLVGCQWKSADEKKLEKQVQELEQENKELKKPVTFEQQQAEPVVVEIVDPSTKAIIQTISPKEMDYESDMQSYTKQIEQLAKELARGNEKTAGYDKRMILDKLDNQGKVIKGSPLIVLKESELVERILEASALGGKVEMPLYITESGYYFEDIPYLEDVIVASYTTYFNTYDVGRNKNIELSAKAINNVIIGSGDNFSFNTVVGPRDEANGYQPAPEIINKKVVMGIGGGICQTSSTLFNAVDQIPIKFVERHHHSLDIGYVPKGRDATVSYGGLDFRFQNTTAVPFL; from the coding sequence ATGTTGAAAAAGAAGTGGATGGTCACACTGTGTATTGTATGCACAATTGGACTAGTTGGCTGTCAGTGGAAATCTGCGGATGAGAAAAAGCTAGAAAAACAAGTTCAAGAGTTAGAGCAAGAAAATAAGGAATTAAAAAAGCCTGTTACTTTTGAACAACAACAAGCAGAGCCCGTCGTTGTTGAAATTGTGGACCCTTCTACCAAAGCCATCATACAGACAATTTCACCGAAAGAAATGGACTATGAAAGTGATATGCAATCGTATACAAAACAAATTGAGCAATTGGCAAAAGAGTTAGCGAGAGGAAATGAAAAAACAGCCGGCTATGATAAGCGTATGATACTTGATAAACTAGATAATCAAGGAAAAGTAATTAAAGGTAGTCCTTTAATTGTTTTAAAAGAAAGTGAATTAGTAGAGAGAATCTTAGAAGCATCAGCGCTCGGTGGTAAAGTGGAGATGCCTCTTTACATTACAGAAAGCGGTTATTATTTTGAAGATATTCCTTATTTGGAGGATGTAATTGTCGCATCTTATACAACTTACTTCAATACCTATGATGTAGGAAGAAATAAAAATATTGAACTTTCTGCAAAGGCAATCAATAATGTTATCATTGGAAGTGGAGATAATTTCTCCTTTAACACAGTAGTTGGGCCTAGAGATGAAGCGAATGGTTATCAGCCCGCACCCGAAATCATCAATAAAAAGGTTGTGATGGGCATTGGGGGAGGTATTTGTCAAACGTCTTCAACCTTGTTTAATGCGGTTGATCAAATACCAATAAAATTTGTAGAACGTCACCACCATTCCTTGGATATTGGGTATGTTCCAAAAGGAAGAGACGCCACGGTTTCCTATGGTGGCTTAGATTTTAGATTTCAAAATACAACTGCCGTTCCATTTTTATAA